From marine bacterium B5-7:
TGACTTCGTCGGACATATTGATAAGTAGGCCGAAGGGGAGCTTGTTTTGTTTGATGAAAAGTTCTAGATTTTGAATCGTGTCTGCTCGTACTCGGCGTCCATGTTTGATTTCGATAGGTAAAGTCCCAAAGAAACCTTCTAGAATTAAATCCACCTCAACACCGCCACGTGTACGGTAGTAGTAAGGTTTCCAGTTCACGATACCTGCAACTGAAAGCCCTCTAAGGATTTCTTCAATGACAAACCCCTCAAACGATTGTCCCATCATGGGATGTCTATCCAGCATATCCTGATTGGGTATTTGTGTGAGATGGTGAAGTAAGCCACTATCAGTTAAATACCCTTTGGGCAGTTTAACTAAAGATCTGATCGCTGTTTTTTCATAACTGGGTAATATTCGCCACAAATAGGTTCCTGCAGCAATTTCAAGGTAATCTCTAGCGGTACTTTCATTGACATCTAGTGCTCTTCCTAGTTCTACCTTGTTAATAATGGTGCTGGATAAATAGGAAAGCATAGATAAGAACCGTTTGTATTTTAGTACATTGATCTTGGGGAATAATCGCTTGATGTCTCTATTTAGGTAGGTATTTTCATAGTTATCAAACCACTTTTTTCTTGCCTTGGTGTTATTAAGATTTAGGGGTTCAGGGTATCCCCCATAAAACCAAGCATTAAGAATCTGTTGAAGATTAATTGGAGGTGCGCCAGATACGGTAATTTTATTTTTATCTAGTTGATCGTCGAAAATATTGTAAAAGGGGCTGAGTGGAAGACGATATATCTCATTCATTTTCAACGGCGAAAGCGTGATAATGGCAATTCGACCTGCCAAAGATTCAGAAATGTGTTTGCTCAAATCAGGGTGGCTTGAACCAGTTAATATGAAGCGACCTTTTTGTTGACGTTTGTTGTCGATAACACCCCGTAGAATTTTAAACATCTCAGGACATTCTTGCGCTTCATCTATAATGACGTGATCAGGATTTTGTTTGAAAAATTGCGTAGTGTCTTTTTTAATTAGCTGAAGATCGTCACTATTTTCCAGATCTAAATACTTCCAATCAGGGAACTCTTCTTTGACGAGGGTTGTTTTTCCACATTGGCGGACGCCGAGAATAGCAACAGCAGGAAAATAGTGGAGTAGCTCTTTCAATTGTGGAACAATACTTCTTTGGAAAGACATAAGATACTCCGTTATTAATTACCCAAATATGATGCCAGTCTTGTCTTGCAAATGTAAATTTCGGGAAGCTACCCCGATATTTACATTTCATTGTATGCCAAAAAATCAAAAGTGCAAGCAAATATAACATAAATTTTAGAAAGAAGATTTGTGAGGACTTAGTGTTCAAAAAGGAGGGTATATTTTTCAGTAAAATGTAGATTTCGAATTGACGATTCGATATTTGCACATCACTGAAAGATAAGGCTCAATAAAGAGGTTTTATTCCTCAATTAAATGCAAATACCGCAGAGGCTCCCCGATATATGCACATCGCTGAGAAATAAAGAAACAAAACTAGCTTAAACCAATTCATCCGAACCAGCAGCTTCCAAGTTTGGGGTAACCGCCGCAATCGGCCCATCCAGTTCGACTTTTTCGATTTTCTGGAAACGGCTGGTGATCTTGCTAGCAGATTTATGTACGTCGGCCACGTCGTCGTTGGCTTGGCCAATGTGGCGTGCAAGATTATCCATACGTTTTTCAAAGCGCTCAAAATCTTTAGACAAATATTTCAAATGCTCCTGAATAATATGCACTTGTTTACGCGTGGCTTCGTCTTTTAATACAGCGCTGGCGGTTGTAAGTATCGCCATCATGGTTGTGGGGGAGACTAACCACACTTTAGCATGCTGTGCGTATTCAACTAAATCAGGGTAGTGTGCATGAATTTCTGCGAACACGGCTTCTGCCGGTAAAAACAAAATAGCGCCTTCGGATGTTTCGCCAGAGATAATATATTTGTCGGCAATGTCTTGAATATGTTTTTTAATATCGACACGAAATTGTTGTTCTGCAGCTTTTTTATCAGCCTCAGGCAGGGTGAAATCCGTGAGTTTTTGAAAGCTTTCCAACGGAAATTTTGCATCGATGGCCACGTTTCCGGTGGGCTCTGGTAAAAACAACATGCAATCCACACGTCGACCGTTACTTAAAGTATGCTGCAATGAAAATTGATTTTCTGGCATGACATTACGAATTAATGCATTCAGTTGTACCTCACCAAAAGCACCGCGTGATCGTTTGTCGGAGAGTACTGCTTGCAAACTGACGACATTTCCGGAGAGCTCCGTAATTTTTTTCTGCGCTTCATCAATTAATGCTAAACGTTTCACAACATCGGAAAATACCGAGGTGGTTTTTTCAAACCCTTCACTTAAACGCTTCTCTACTTGACCAGAAATTTCTTTTAAGCGTTTGTCGATTTCAGTACGGTTTTGATCCAGTGTGTCGGTGATTTGGCGACGCGCAAATAATAAGCTATTTTGCAGGCTTTCTTGCAGGGTTTTTAGGGTGTTTAATTGATGCTCGTCGAACTTTTCTCGGAAGCTTTGTAGCTGAGTATTCAGCGCCTGTTGCAGTTGCTGATTGAGCTGTTCGGCTTGCACCTCTCGCTGCCTGCGGCCATGCTTCAGTAAAAAAAGCAGCCCAGCTGCGGCGAATACAGCAAGAATTATCATGAATGGCATCTTATCATCCTGTTATGTTATGCGCCGAATAGTCAGCGCTAAGTATATTTAGTATACTATGCGAACTAAATTACGTTAACAAGGGCAAATAAATGACGACGACAACGACGCCAATCACAGTTGCTTATGGCGACGGTATTGGCCCAGAAATTATGAAAGCCACGCTTAAAATCTTAGAGGCAGCTGGTGCCAAATTAGCGATTGAAACAATCAATATTGGTGAAAAAGTCTATGAACAAGGGATCCCTGGCGGGATAGAACCTAGCGCATGGCAATCGCTTCGCCATACCAAAGTCTTTTTGAAAGCGCCAATTACCACCCCACAGGGTGGTGGCGTAAAAAGCTTGAATGTGACTGTGCGTAAAACCTTGGGTTTATATGCCAACGTGCGTCCTTGTGTGGCGTATGCACCTTACGTAAAAACGAAACATCCTAAAATGGATGTGGTGATTGTGCGCGAAAATGAAGAAGGCTTGTATGGCGGGATCGAGCATCGACAAACGCACGATGTTTTTCAGTGTTTGAAATTAAATAGCGTGCCAGGCTGCGAACATATTATTCGTTATGCTTTTGAATATGCGCGTACGAATAACCGTAAGAAAATCAGCTGTTTTACCAAAGACAATATTTTAAAATTAACGGATGGTTTGTTTCATCAAGTGTATGAAGCGGTTGCAAAAGAATATCCTGAGATTGAACATGATCATTGGATCATTGACATCGGCACCGCAAAATTAGCCAGTGAACCTGAAATGTTTGATGTGATCGTGCTGCCTAATTTATACGGTGATATTCTATCAGACGTTGCTTTAGAGCTTGCGGGTTCTGTGGGCATGGGTGGTTCTTCGAACATTGGTGATAGTTGCGCGATGTTTGAAGCGATTCATGGTTCTGCGCCGCCGATTGCAGGGCAGGGGATTGCGAATCCTTCTGGCTTGTTATCTGGTGCGATGATGATGCTAGTGCACATTGGCCAGGCGGAAATTGCAAATACCATCCGTAATGCCTGGTTAAAAACCATCGAAGATGGGATCCACACGGCTGATATTTATGATCCTTCTCACAGTCAAGAAAAAGCGAGCACGGATGCATTTGCCGATGCGGTGATTGCACGTTTGGGTCAAGTACCATCGCAGTTGCCAGCATCCGCTTTCCAAACCGATCAAAAGCCTATGCATTTAAATAATTTATCTTTTAGTGCGGCAGCTAGAAAATCCAAGCGCGAATGTGTCGGTGCCGATGTTTTTGTTTATCACCCTGAGCATGATATTGCTACCTTGGCTACAAAGCTTCAGGAGGCTGCTGGTGAAGGGTTTACTTTAAAAACCATGACTAACCGCGGATTAAAAGTTTGGCCTGAAGTGTTTACAGAAGCCTTGTGTGTCGATCAATACTGCGGCCGTTTTATGGCTGATGGCGTGGTTGCGCAAGGTGAGATTGCTAAACTATTGCAACGTGTTGCGGCGGAAGGTGTAGAGTTTGTCAAGGTAGAAAAGCTTTACAACTTCGATGGTTTACCAGGTTACTCTGCTGGGCAAGGTGAGTAATCGCATTAAAGAGTAGACTGGCGAATATAATGATCGTGTTTTTTGTATTCTTCTTGAATGTCAGTAAAGAATCTAGTTCGCTCTTTCGGTCATTGGCGTGTAGAATGCCAAGCACATGGGATTTATGACTATTTAAGGTTGATAGGCGCAGTTGATGTGCTTCTTTCGAAAACCGTCGGCGGCAGGGATAGCCGCCGTCGAGCGCCAGGGATGGCTTTATGCGTGTTTTCGAAAAATGTACCCAACTGCACCACAAATGAGATGAATGAAAAAAACCATCAACATTCTATTCGCCGGTGATTCCGGCGACGGCATGCAAGTCACCGGCATGCAGTTTACGAACACAGCCGCTATTTTTGGGCATGATGTTCAGTCACTGCCAGATTTCCCTGCAGAAATCCGCGCGCCTGCGGGCACCTTGCCAGGTGTCTCCGGTATGCAAATTACTTTTTCTGAAAATACCATTCACGCGCCTGCGGATACGCTGGATGTTTTAATTGCGATGAATCCTGCTGCACTCATTGTTAATCTGCCAAACCTTAAACCGAATGGCATTATTATTTTGAATGAAGATAGTTTTAAAGCAAAAGATTTACAAAAAGCACGCTTAGATTCTCATCCCTTGGAAGATGGAAAACTACAGGGCTATCAAACCTTTCCTATTCCTTTAACGCAATTAACGCTTAACGCGATTGGCGAACATGGCTTAACGCATTCGCAAGCAGGGCGCAGCAAAAACATGTTTGCCTTAGGATTGGTTTATTGGTTGTTTGACAAAACCTATGATGAAACGGTTAACTGGCTAGAAAATAAATATCAACAACAAGCGGCACTGGTGCAAGCAAACCAAGCGGCACTCAAGGCGGGTTATAATTTTGCATTAACCTCAGAATTGTTTGCTGAGCAATATCCTTTGGCTAAAGCGAAGCTTCCACCAGGCACTTACCGACAAATTAATGGGAATGAAGCCTTTGCTTTGGCTTTTGCGGCTGTCGCACATCAGTCCCAACAAAAAGTATTGGTTTCAGGTTATCCCATTACACCCGCATCGACTGTTTTACACGATGCGGCACAATTAGCCGCGCATAATGTTGATGTGTTTCAAGCAGAAGACGAAATTGCTGCCATGGGGGCAACGATTGGCGCCGCTTATGGCGGCAGTCTAGCGATGACTGTCACCAGCGGACCGGGGTTGGATTTAAAAGGTGAAGGGATTGGTTTAGCCGTGATGACGGAACTACCCATGGTTATTATTGATGTGCAACGTGCAGGCCCGTCAACGGGTATGCCTACAAAACCAGAACAAACTGATTTATTGCAAGCGATCTTTGGTCGGCATGGTGAGTGTCCTTTACCCGTGTTAGCACCGAAAAGTGCGGGCGATTGTTTTAATATGCTATTAGAGGCATCTCAAATCGCGATAAACTATATGACGCCGGTGATTATCTTAAGCGATAGTTATTTAGCAACAGGTGCTGAACCATGGCGCTTGCCGGATGTTGCGACTTTACCCATCCTTAAACCCAATTTTGCAAAGAATATACCCGATTTCAAACCTTATCAACGTGATGAAAACCTTGCGCGCCCTTGGGCCGTGCCGGGCACAGCGGGGTTAGAACATCGTATTGGTGGCTTAGAAAAAGAAAAAGAGACGGGGGATGTTTGCTACGATCCACAAAACCATGCCGACATGGTGGCGCTGCGCGCTAAGAAAATTGAACATGTTGCACGCGATTACGCACCCTTATCTATTCTGGGTGAGGGCGAGGCTGATGTCCTGGTTATTGGCTGGGGTAGTACACATGGTGCAATCTTAACGGCTGCCCAACAATTACAGGCAGCAGGCAGCGCCGTGCATTATTTGCATTTGCGCCACCTATTTCCTTTGCACAATGATTTAGGTGATGTTTTAACAGGTTATAAAAAAGTGGTGGTTGCTGAATTAAACCAAGGACAATTAACCTGGTTACTGCGCGCCAAATACTTAAAAGACGTACAGTGTATTAGTAAGGTATCGGGTAAGCCATTTCTGGTGAGTGAATTAGTCGAAAAAATCAAGGCACAGTGTCATGACAACATTAACGCGTAAAGATTTTAGCAGCGATCAAGAGGTGCGTTGGTGTCCTGGCTGCGGGGATTACGCGATTCTGGCTACGATGCAACGGACTTTGCCGGCCTTAGGGATCCCAAAAGAAAATATCGTGTTTGTTTCAGGCATTGGTTGTGCTGCACGTTTTCCGTATTACATGAATACTTATGGGTTTCATACGATTCATGGGCGAGCACCGACGATTGCAACGGGTTTGAAAATAACGCGACCTGAATTATCCGTATGGATAGCGACGGGGGATGGTGACGCGCTCAGTATTGGCGCGAATCATTTATTACATGTGTTACGACGTAATGTAGATGTGAAAATTTTATTGTTTAACAATGAGATTTATGGTCTAACGAAAGGGCAATACTCGCCAACCTCAGAAAAAGGCAAAATCACAAAAACGTCTCCAGCAGGTTCACGAGATAATCCCATTAATCCTTTAGCTTTTGCCTTAACGGCAGGTGCAACCTTTGTTGCACGATGTATTGATACCGATGCAAAGAACTTGCAAGCGGTGATTACGGCTGCGGCGCAGCATAAAGGGGCTGCAATTATTGAGATTTTACAGAACTGTAATATCTTTAATGATGGGGCTTTTGCAGAATTTGCTGATAAGGCAGTTCGTAATGAACGTGTTCGCTACTTACAA
This genomic window contains:
- a CDS encoding 2-oxoglutarate ferredoxin oxidoreductase subunit beta — protein: MTTLTRKDFSSDQEVRWCPGCGDYAILATMQRTLPALGIPKENIVFVSGIGCAARFPYYMNTYGFHTIHGRAPTIATGLKITRPELSVWIATGDGDALSIGANHLLHVLRRNVDVKILLFNNEIYGLTKGQYSPTSEKGKITKTSPAGSRDNPINPLAFALTAGATFVARCIDTDAKNLQAVITAAAQHKGAAIIEILQNCNIFNDGAFAEFADKAVRNERVRYLQDTDHDTTNFDAAYLLSQHAYPEHAVPMGILYQAETPTYDATFSSQSEKSGDLKDLLRKGYVWEIK
- the icd gene encoding isocitrate dehydrogenase [NADP] — encoded protein: MTTTTTPITVAYGDGIGPEIMKATLKILEAAGAKLAIETINIGEKVYEQGIPGGIEPSAWQSLRHTKVFLKAPITTPQGGGVKSLNVTVRKTLGLYANVRPCVAYAPYVKTKHPKMDVVIVRENEEGLYGGIEHRQTHDVFQCLKLNSVPGCEHIIRYAFEYARTNNRKKISCFTKDNILKLTDGLFHQVYEAVAKEYPEIEHDHWIIDIGTAKLASEPEMFDVIVLPNLYGDILSDVALELAGSVGMGGSSNIGDSCAMFEAIHGSAPPIAGQGIANPSGLLSGAMMMLVHIGQAEIANTIRNAWLKTIEDGIHTADIYDPSHSQEKASTDAFADAVIARLGQVPSQLPASAFQTDQKPMHLNNLSFSAAARKSKRECVGADVFVYHPEHDIATLATKLQEAAGEGFTLKTMTNRGLKVWPEVFTEALCVDQYCGRFMADGVVAQGEIAKLLQRVAAEGVEFVKVEKLYNFDGLPGYSAGQGE
- a CDS encoding ATPase — protein: MSFQRSIVPQLKELLHYFPAVAILGVRQCGKTTLVKEEFPDWKYLDLENSDDLQLIKKDTTQFFKQNPDHVIIDEAQECPEMFKILRGVIDNKRQQKGRFILTGSSHPDLSKHISESLAGRIAIITLSPLKMNEIYRLPLSPFYNIFDDQLDKNKITVSGAPPINLQQILNAWFYGGYPEPLNLNNTKARKKWFDNYENTYLNRDIKRLFPKINVLKYKRFLSMLSYLSSTIINKVELGRALDVNESTARDYLEIAAGTYLWRILPSYEKTAIRSLVKLPKGYLTDSGLLHHLTQIPNQDMLDRHPMMGQSFEGFVIEEILRGLSVAGIVNWKPYYYRTRGGVEVDLILEGFFGTLPIEIKHGRRVRADTIQNLELFIKQNKLPFGLLINMSDEVTWLTPTVLQIPVGWL
- the korA gene encoding 2-oxoglutarate ferredoxin oxidoreductase subunit alpha; translated protein: MKKTINILFAGDSGDGMQVTGMQFTNTAAIFGHDVQSLPDFPAEIRAPAGTLPGVSGMQITFSENTIHAPADTLDVLIAMNPAALIVNLPNLKPNGIIILNEDSFKAKDLQKARLDSHPLEDGKLQGYQTFPIPLTQLTLNAIGEHGLTHSQAGRSKNMFALGLVYWLFDKTYDETVNWLENKYQQQAALVQANQAALKAGYNFALTSELFAEQYPLAKAKLPPGTYRQINGNEAFALAFAAVAHQSQQKVLVSGYPITPASTVLHDAAQLAAHNVDVFQAEDEIAAMGATIGAAYGGSLAMTVTSGPGLDLKGEGIGLAVMTELPMVIIDVQRAGPSTGMPTKPEQTDLLQAIFGRHGECPLPVLAPKSAGDCFNMLLEASQIAINYMTPVIILSDSYLATGAEPWRLPDVATLPILKPNFAKNIPDFKPYQRDENLARPWAVPGTAGLEHRIGGLEKEKETGDVCYDPQNHADMVALRAKKIEHVARDYAPLSILGEGEADVLVIGWGSTHGAILTAAQQLQAAGSAVHYLHLRHLFPLHNDLGDVLTGYKKVVVAELNQGQLTWLLRAKYLKDVQCISKVSGKPFLVSELVEKIKAQCHDNINA
- a CDS encoding RmuC family protein is translated as MPFMIILAVFAAAGLLFLLKHGRRQREVQAEQLNQQLQQALNTQLQSFREKFDEHQLNTLKTLQESLQNSLLFARRQITDTLDQNRTEIDKRLKEISGQVEKRLSEGFEKTTSVFSDVVKRLALIDEAQKKITELSGNVVSLQAVLSDKRSRGAFGEVQLNALIRNVMPENQFSLQHTLSNGRRVDCMLFLPEPTGNVAIDAKFPLESFQKLTDFTLPEADKKAAEQQFRVDIKKHIQDIADKYIISGETSEGAILFLPAEAVFAEIHAHYPDLVEYAQHAKVWLVSPTTMMAILTTASAVLKDEATRKQVHIIQEHLKYLSKDFERFEKRMDNLARHIGQANDDVADVHKSASKITSRFQKIEKVELDGPIAAVTPNLEAAGSDELV